From one Humulus lupulus chromosome 8, drHumLupu1.1, whole genome shotgun sequence genomic stretch:
- the LOC133796596 gene encoding methylenetetrahydrofolate reductase (NADH) 2-like, giving the protein MKVIEKIQEALGAEHDNEKKVVFSFEFFPPKTEEGVENLFERMERMVAHNPAFCDITWGAGGSTADLTLDIANRMQNTVCVESMMHLTCTNMPVDKIDHALSTIKSNGLQNVLALRGDPPHGQDKFVQIQGGFACALDLVQHIRAKYGDYFGITVAGYPEAHPDAIGPDGLASPEAYQNDLTYLKRKVDAGADLIVTQLFYDTDIFLKFVNDCRQIGISCPIVPGIMPINNYKGFIRMTGFCKTRIPSEVTAALESIKDNDEAVRAYGIHLGTEMCKKILASGIKTLHLYTLNMEKSALAILTNLGLIEERKISRPLPWRRPANVFRVREDVRPIFWANRPKSYISRTTGWDQYPQGRWGDSRNPSYGALTDYQFMRPRSRDKKLLEEWSIPLKNVEDIHEQFKKLCLGKLKSSPWSELDGLQPETKIINEQLVKINGKGFLTVNSQPAINGERSDSPIVGWGGPGGYVYQKAYLEFFCTKDSLDALVEKCSRGFPSLTYMAVNKQGHWLANVDQTSVNAVTWGVFPGKEIIQPTVVDPASFTVWKAEAFEIWSRGWARLYPEVDLSRKVLEEVENSYFLVSLVDNDYIHGDLFAVFNDF; this is encoded by the exons atgaaggtgATAGAGAAGATCCAGGAGGCCCTTGGGGCAGAGCATGATAATGAGAAGAAGGTGGTGTTCTCCTTCGAGTTCTTCCCACCAAAGACGGAGGAAGGAGTGGAGAACCTGTTCGAGAGGATGGAGAGAATGGTGGCTCACAACCCCGCCTTCTGCGACATTACTTGGGGCGCTGGAGGCTCCACCGCCGATCTCACTCTCGACATCGCCAACCGAATGCAGAACACCGTCTGCGTCGAGAGCATGATGCATCTCACTTGCACCAACATGCCTGTCGATAAGATCGACCACGCCCTCTCCACCATCAAGTCCAACGGCCTCCAGAACGTCCTCGCTCTCCGCGGCGACCCACCTCACGGCCAGGACAAGTTCGTCCAAATCCAAGGCGGCTTCGCCTGCGCTCTCGATCTC GTCCAGCATATCCGGGCTAAGTATGGTGACTACTTCGGCATCACCGTCGCTGGTTATCCAGAGGCTCATCCGGACGCAATCGGCCCTGATGGCCTCGCTTCACCGGAAGCATACCAGAACGACCTTACTTATTTGAAGAGAAAGGTCGATGCCGGAGCTGATTTGATAGTCACTCAACTATTCTACGACACTGATATTTTCCTCAAATTCGTCAATGACTGTCGCCAAATTGGAATTAGTTGTCCCATTGTTCCCGGAATTATGCCCATCAATAACTACAAAGGCTTCATACGCATGACTGGCTTTTGCAAAACAAGG ATACCATCTGAGGTCACCGCTGCCCTGGAGTCTATTAAGGACAATGATGAAGCTGTGAGAGCGTATGGAATTCACCTTGGAACTGAAATGTGCAAGAAGATTTTAGCCAGTGGCATAAAAACATTGCACCTTTACACTCTTAACATGGAGAAATCAGCATTGGCCATACTAACG AATCTTGGTTTGATTGAAGAACGCAAAATATCCAGGCCCCTTCCTTGGAGACGTCCTGCTAATGTCTTCCGAGTCAGAGAAGATGTCCGTCCCATATTCTG GGCAAACCGCCCAAAGAGCTATATATCAAGGACTACTGGCTGGGACCAGTACCCACAAGGACGATGGGGAGATTCTCGCAATCCTTCGTATGGGGCTTTAACTGATTATCAG TTTATGCGACCACGTTCACGTGACAAAAAACTTCTAGAAGAATGGAGCATCCCTTTGAAGAACGTTGAAGATATTCACGAG CAATTTAAGAAATTATGCCTTGGAAAGTTGAAAAGCAGTCCTTGGTCCGAATTAGATGGACTCCAGCCTGAGACAAAGATCATAAATGAACAGCTAGTGAAAATAAACGGAAAGGGTTTCCTGACTGTAAATAGCCAACCAGCAATAAATGGGGAAAGATCTGATTCCCCAATAGTTG GATGGGGTGGGCCAGGAGGATATGTTTATCAAAAGGCGTATCTAGAGTTTTTTTGCACGAAGGATTCGTTGGACGCCCTTGTTGAAAAATGCAGCAGGGGTTTCCCATCTCTAACCTACATGGCTGTGAACAAACAAGGGCACTGGTTGGCAAATGTTGATCAAACTTCTGTCAATGCTGTAACATGGGGAGTGTTCCCAGGAAAGGAGATCATCCAGCCAACTGTTGTGGATCCTGCCAGCTTTACGGTATGGAAGGCTGAGGCATTTGAAATCTGGTCAAGAGGATGGGCTCGCTTGTACCCTGAGGTTGACCTTTCTAGAAAAGTACTTGAAGAG GTGGAGAATAGCTACTTCTTGGTCAGCTTGGTTGATAATGATTACATCCATGGTGATCTTTTCGCCGTTTTTAATGACTTCTGA